Proteins encoded by one window of Bacteroidales bacterium:
- the thrC gene encoding threonine synthase, with protein MLYFSTNNISPRISFPDALLQGQAPDRGLYMPEFIPQLSLDELNRFREMEYPELAASILWKYMDGQIPRDILGLLTKDAYNFEVPLENVAGRQYVMRLDQGPTASFKDFAARMMGRLMNYYLELSDRHLLILTATSGDTGSAVSHAFLGLNRIKVVVLFPKDEVTARQRKQMTTLGNNIEIISMDGKFDDCQALVKKAFADQELNHLNLSSANSINIGRLIPQSVYYFYAWSRLTNPGESMIFAVPSGNFGDMMGGVLAMKMGLPVKKFVIAVNENDEFPNYLRTGTYSKIEPSRNCISSAMNVGHPSNLTRLISLYGGMMNETGIIHQQADLQKMNEEIWPVSINDKKTRETIQLAWNQHKLLLEPHGAVGWAGLQEFLGQHPGLENIPCVSLETAHPAKFPAEINRLLGFDPPLPASLEGIELKKESYLSMGTEYQEFKDHLLSHYR; from the coding sequence ATGCTTTATTTTTCTACGAATAACATATCTCCCAGGATCAGCTTTCCTGATGCGCTATTACAAGGACAGGCACCAGACCGGGGATTATATATGCCGGAATTCATCCCACAGCTAAGCCTGGATGAATTGAACCGCTTCAGGGAGATGGAATATCCTGAATTGGCGGCCTCCATTCTCTGGAAATACATGGACGGCCAGATACCCCGGGATATCCTGGGACTACTCACGAAAGATGCCTATAATTTTGAGGTCCCGCTTGAAAATGTTGCAGGAAGACAATATGTCATGCGCCTGGATCAGGGCCCAACGGCATCCTTCAAGGATTTTGCGGCACGTATGATGGGCAGGCTCATGAACTATTACCTGGAATTATCAGATCGCCATCTGCTCATCCTTACAGCAACTTCCGGTGACACAGGTAGTGCAGTATCACATGCATTCCTGGGGCTCAATCGCATCAAAGTCGTAGTTCTCTTTCCAAAGGATGAAGTGACTGCCCGACAGCGAAAACAGATGACCACACTTGGAAATAATATTGAAATCATTTCCATGGATGGCAAATTTGATGATTGCCAGGCTTTGGTAAAAAAAGCCTTTGCAGATCAGGAACTGAACCATCTGAACCTTTCCTCAGCAAATTCTATAAACATTGGAAGGCTGATCCCACAATCTGTTTATTATTTCTATGCCTGGTCCCGATTGACCAATCCGGGCGAAAGCATGATTTTTGCTGTGCCCTCAGGTAATTTCGGGGATATGATGGGAGGAGTGCTGGCGATGAAGATGGGGCTACCAGTTAAAAAATTTGTAATTGCCGTCAATGAGAATGATGAATTCCCAAATTACCTGCGAACGGGTACCTATTCCAAAATTGAACCTTCCAGGAATTGTATTTCCAGTGCGATGAATGTGGGTCATCCCAGCAACCTGACACGTCTTATTTCCTTATATGGAGGAATGATGAATGAAACCGGGATCATTCATCAACAGGCAGATTTGCAAAAAATGAATGAGGAAATATGGCCAGTTTCCATCAATGATAAAAAGACCCGGGAAACAATACAACTCGCATGGAATCAGCATAAACTGCTTCTTGAACCTCATGGGGCTGTTGGCTGGGCTGGCTTACAGGAATTCCTGGGTCAACATCCAGGTCTTGAAAACATCCCTTGTGTTTCTCTTGAAACAGCGCATCCCGCCAAGTTCCCTGCTGAAATTAACAGGCTGCTGGGTTTTGATCCTCCTTTACCTGCAAGCCTGGAAGGAATTGAGTTAAAAAAGGAATCATATCTATCCATGGGAACTGAATACCAGGAATTTAAGGATCATTTGTTAAGTCATTACAGATAA
- the thrH gene encoding bifunctional phosphoserine phosphatase/homoserine phosphotransferase ThrH yields MNIVCFDMEGVFTPEIWVNVAKKTGIDALKITTRDEPDYDKLMKYRIAILEEHSISLKLIQEVISSLDLLEGARDFFDQVRDLSQAIIVTDSFVEFAMPFIQKLGKPLVFCHNLIIDDRGMITGYKLRQEDPKRKVVQAFQSLQYKVIGIGDSYNDMGMIQQADQGIFFRPPQKVVDDYPNFPVTTNYPDLKALIAESLAVFER; encoded by the coding sequence ATGAATATTGTTTGTTTCGACATGGAAGGGGTTTTCACTCCTGAGATTTGGGTTAATGTAGCAAAGAAGACCGGCATCGATGCCCTGAAAATAACCACGCGTGATGAACCTGACTATGACAAGCTGATGAAATACCGGATTGCGATCCTTGAAGAACATAGCATTTCCTTAAAATTAATCCAGGAGGTGATTTCTTCTCTCGATCTTCTTGAAGGTGCCAGGGATTTTTTCGATCAGGTCCGTGATTTATCCCAGGCAATTATTGTCACAGACAGTTTCGTAGAATTTGCTATGCCTTTCATTCAGAAACTTGGAAAACCTCTGGTCTTCTGCCATAACCTAATTATTGATGACCGTGGAATGATTACAGGATATAAGTTAAGACAAGAGGATCCAAAAAGGAAAGTTGTGCAAGCCTTCCAAAGCCTTCAATATAAAGTCATTGGAATTGGTGATTCTTACAATGATATGGGTATGATACAGCAGGCAGACCAGGGGATTTTCTTCCGTCCGCCTCAGAAGGTAGTTGATGATTACCCCAATTTCCCGGTGACAACAAATTATCCTGATTTAAAAGCTTTGATTGCAGAATCACTGGCAGTATTTGAGCGTTAA